The proteins below come from a single Hugenholtzia roseola DSM 9546 genomic window:
- a CDS encoding NAD(P)H-dependent oxidoreductase, producing MAKKILLINGHPNKDSFNFALAEAYKNGALASRAEVKEIVVSDLKFSPNLEFGYQKRTTLEPDLLESWEKIKWADHLVWIHPVWWGGLPAILKGFIDRLFLPGFAFQYRENSIFWDKLLKGKTARIITTLDQPSWYYWLVYGRPSVNQLKKTTLQFCGVSPVRVSYFGIVKNSKDSTRQEWIAKVEKMGRQQK from the coding sequence ATGGCAAAAAAAATATTGCTTATCAATGGACACCCCAATAAAGATAGTTTCAACTTTGCCCTTGCAGAAGCCTACAAAAATGGAGCGTTGGCAAGTCGGGCAGAGGTAAAGGAAATCGTCGTTTCAGATTTAAAATTTAGTCCAAATCTTGAATTTGGCTACCAGAAAAGAACTACCTTAGAGCCAGACCTTTTGGAGTCTTGGGAAAAAATCAAATGGGCAGACCATTTGGTTTGGATTCACCCCGTTTGGTGGGGTGGGCTTCCTGCTATCCTCAAAGGCTTTATCGATAGGCTTTTCCTGCCGGGTTTTGCCTTTCAATACAGAGAAAATTCGATATTTTGGGATAAGTTATTGAAGGGAAAAACTGCGCGTATCATCACGACACTCGACCAGCCAAGTTGGTACTATTGGCTCGTTTATGGCAGACCCAGCGTGAATCAATTGAAAAAAACAACGCTGCAATTTTGTGGAGTCAGTCCTGTTAGGGTTTCCTATTTTGGAATTGTCAAAAATTCAAAAGATAGCACAAGACAAGAATGGATTGCCAAAGTAGAGAAAATGGGCAGACAGCAAAAATAA